Proteins from a single region of Rhodospirillales bacterium:
- the phaC gene encoding class I poly(R)-hydroxyalkanoic acid synthase, which produces MSKNKNAQKAPQNDNNAAARKALQRQIETLPDPVALSQALMNAYQQSQPLFMDMLQKMGQTPPSAELPSFDPDPMNVGSAGAHLINAMATDPLKFWDLQITYAQKQAQLWQSSMNKMWGQESKPVIKPQKSDRRFRDDSWNDSVFFDFIKQYYLLACNFVEQNIENAEGLSENEKRKLTFTSKLMMDALSPSNFAMTNPEVLKETLQTGGMNLVHGLQNMQEDFARGNGQLKISTTDYDAFKLGENIATTPGHVVYENDLMQLIQYEPQTHGVFKRPLLIVPPWINKFYILDLQPQSSFIRWAVEQGHTVFCISWVNPDAKLAQKGFDAYMFEGLIAALDEIKKITGEPDCNAVGYCLGGTLLATTLAWLKAKKQEKRIASTTFLTTLVDFQDSGDMKLFMDDEQIDEMIEMMSRHGVLKAEELQRTFSLLRANDLIWSFVVNNYLMGKEPFPFDLLYWNDDSTNMPAKMHSFYLQNMYRDNLLSHPGGIEIDGIKIDVSKVKTPAYFLSTKEDHIAPWKATYETTQMLSGPKTFTLAASGHIAGVINPPSKEKYCFWSANDTPKSPEDWLKNAEETAGSWWPHWQEWIKHYAGGQVEARHIKAPIEPAPGRYVQVKSN; this is translated from the coding sequence ATGTCCAAAAATAAAAACGCACAAAAAGCGCCCCAAAACGACAACAATGCCGCAGCGCGAAAAGCACTTCAGCGACAGATCGAAACGCTCCCCGATCCCGTCGCCCTGTCGCAAGCCCTGATGAATGCTTACCAGCAATCCCAGCCGCTCTTCATGGATATGCTGCAAAAAATGGGGCAAACACCCCCCTCGGCAGAACTTCCCTCTTTTGATCCCGACCCGATGAATGTTGGAAGCGCCGGCGCACACCTTATAAACGCAATGGCCACAGACCCACTAAAATTCTGGGATTTGCAAATAACCTATGCACAAAAACAAGCCCAGCTCTGGCAATCCAGCATGAACAAAATGTGGGGACAAGAAAGCAAACCCGTAATTAAACCGCAAAAAAGCGATCGCCGCTTCCGTGATGACAGTTGGAATGACAGCGTCTTCTTCGACTTTATAAAACAATACTACCTGCTCGCTTGCAATTTTGTAGAACAAAATATCGAAAACGCGGAAGGCCTCTCAGAAAACGAAAAAAGAAAACTCACCTTCACCAGCAAACTGATGATGGATGCCCTCTCTCCCTCAAACTTCGCCATGACAAACCCCGAAGTCCTAAAAGAAACCTTGCAAACCGGTGGCATGAATCTGGTCCACGGCTTACAAAACATGCAGGAAGACTTTGCACGCGGCAATGGGCAACTCAAAATCAGCACCACCGATTACGACGCCTTTAAGCTCGGTGAAAACATAGCCACCACCCCCGGGCATGTCGTTTATGAAAACGATCTGATGCAACTGATCCAGTATGAACCGCAAACGCACGGCGTATTCAAACGCCCGCTTTTGATTGTGCCCCCCTGGATCAATAAGTTTTATATTCTGGACCTCCAGCCACAAAGCTCCTTTATCCGCTGGGCAGTCGAACAAGGCCATACGGTCTTTTGCATCTCGTGGGTCAACCCTGATGCAAAATTGGCGCAAAAAGGTTTCGACGCCTATATGTTCGAAGGGCTAATCGCCGCCCTCGATGAGATCAAAAAAATCACCGGCGAACCCGACTGCAACGCCGTTGGTTATTGCCTCGGCGGAACGCTGCTGGCCACAACGTTGGCCTGGCTCAAAGCCAAAAAACAGGAAAAACGCATCGCTTCTACAACCTTTCTGACCACTCTGGTCGACTTCCAGGATTCTGGCGATATGAAGCTGTTCATGGATGATGAACAAATTGATGAAATGATCGAAATGATGAGTCGCCACGGCGTTCTCAAAGCAGAAGAACTGCAACGCACCTTCTCTCTGCTACGCGCTAACGATCTTATATGGTCCTTCGTGGTGAATAACTACCTGATGGGCAAAGAGCCTTTCCCATTTGACCTGCTGTATTGGAACGATGACTCCACCAATATGCCTGCCAAAATGCACAGCTTTTACTTGCAAAACATGTATCGCGACAATTTGCTCAGCCACCCCGGCGGCATCGAAATTGACGGCATAAAAATTGACGTAAGCAAGGTCAAAACCCCGGCCTATTTCCTTTCCACGAAAGAAGATCACATTGCCCCGTGGAAAGCGACTTACGAAACCACACAAATGTTGAGCGGTCCAAAAACTTTTACGCTGGCCGCCTCCGGCCACATCGCCGGGGTTATCAACCCACCGTCAAAAGAAAAATATTGTTTCTGGAGCGCAAACGACACACCGAAAAGCCCCGAAGACTGGCTTAAAAATGCTGAAGAAACCGCCGGATCATGGTGGCCACACTGGCAGGAATGGATCAAACACTACGCCGGCGGCCAGGTCGAAGCCCGCCATATAAAAGCACCCATCGAACCCGCCCCGGGACGTTATGTGCAGGTAAAAAGCAACTAG
- a CDS encoding ketoacyl-ACP synthase III — MSLRSIIKSTGGYLPEKILTNQDLEKMVDTTDEWITQRSGIKSRHIAADDQTTADLATFAGRAALEASGLEPGEIDGVIVATTTPDQTFPAVAVKVQAALEIPAGLAFDVQAVCSGFIYALATADNFIKCGQARRILVIGAEKLSSIVDWNDRTTCVLFADGAGAIILEGQESADDISARGIHSTHLYADGTLRDLLYTDGGPSSTGSAGHIVMQGREVFKYAVSFMADVVNEALEENNITADQIDWLVPHQANIRILEATAKKLGLPMDKVVTTVDHHGNTSAASIPLALDEAAADGRIKQGDLLLLEAMGGGLTWGSALVRF, encoded by the coding sequence ATGTCGTTACGCTCCATTATAAAATCAACAGGCGGCTATCTTCCGGAGAAAATCCTGACCAATCAGGATTTGGAGAAGATGGTGGATACGACCGACGAGTGGATCACGCAGCGCAGCGGTATTAAATCCCGGCATATTGCAGCGGACGATCAGACGACGGCGGATTTGGCTACCTTCGCCGGGCGTGCGGCTTTGGAAGCTTCCGGGCTTGAGCCGGGCGAAATTGATGGTGTGATTGTGGCGACAACGACGCCGGATCAGACATTTCCGGCGGTGGCGGTGAAGGTGCAGGCGGCTTTAGAGATTCCAGCCGGGCTGGCTTTTGATGTGCAGGCGGTTTGTAGCGGCTTTATCTATGCGTTGGCAACGGCGGATAATTTTATTAAATGCGGGCAGGCGCGGCGCATTCTGGTGATTGGCGCGGAGAAGCTTTCTTCTATTGTTGATTGGAATGACCGGACGACGTGCGTTTTGTTTGCTGACGGGGCCGGGGCGATTATTCTTGAAGGGCAGGAGAGTGCGGACGATATTTCCGCGCGCGGCATTCACTCCACACATCTTTATGCTGATGGCACGCTTCGTGATTTGCTGTATACCGATGGCGGGCCGTCAAGTACAGGGAGCGCGGGGCATATCGTTATGCAGGGGCGTGAAGTGTTTAAATATGCCGTGTCTTTTATGGCTGACGTGGTGAATGAAGCGCTGGAAGAGAATAATATTACCGCTGATCAGATCGATTGGCTGGTGCCGCATCAGGCCAATATCCGCATTTTAGAGGCTACGGCGAAAAAGCTGGGGTTGCCCATGGATAAGGTTGTGACGACGGTCGATCATCATGGGAATACGTCGGCGGCGTCCATTCCTCTGGCGTTGGATGAAGCCGCCGCCGACGGGCGGATCAAGCAAGGGGATCTTTTGTTGCTGGAAGCAATGGGTGGTGGTTTGACCTGGGGCAGCGCTCTGGTGCGTTTCTAA
- a CDS encoding ubiquinol-cytochrome C chaperone family protein yields the protein MTRDVYANVLVCVRQPKFYEKYGVPDTFDGRFDLMVLFIFLVFQRMLEEGRDEALHFNQALFDVCFEDMDQTLREMGIGDMGVPKHMRKMMKAFNGRMHAYEQALTDGDLAAALRKNLYGSAVEADEKKIAKMEVKALEILAFLKIQDMDAILSGKIAFEKE from the coding sequence ATGACTCGCGATGTGTATGCGAATGTCTTGGTTTGTGTGCGTCAGCCTAAATTTTATGAAAAATACGGCGTTCCAGATACGTTTGACGGACGGTTTGATCTGATGGTGCTGTTCATTTTTTTGGTTTTCCAGCGGATGCTTGAGGAAGGGCGCGATGAGGCTCTGCACTTTAACCAAGCGCTGTTTGATGTGTGTTTTGAGGATATGGATCAAACATTGCGTGAAATGGGGATTGGCGATATGGGGGTGCCGAAACATATGCGTAAGATGATGAAAGCATTTAACGGGCGGATGCATGCTTATGAACAGGCTTTGACGGATGGGGATTTGGCGGCGGCGTTGCGCAAGAATTTGTATGGCAGCGCGGTGGAGGCAGACGAGAAAAAGATTGCCAAAATGGAGGTAAAAGCGTTAGAAATTCTGGCATTTTTAAAGATACAGGATATGGATGCAATTTTGTCGGGTAAAATTGCGTTTGAGAAGGAATAA
- a CDS encoding outer membrane protein assembly factor BamE, with protein sequence MILQISKKTLLLSAAILTLGTSACTPMVAQRGNMVEDFQMQQITPHESTRSDVLRNLGSPTSKSTFDPNVWYYIGQKTEKRGILDPQVVEERIILVAFNEEGFVEAIQDIDRERMNIPYAREKTPTHGNETTVMQQFLGNLGKFNPQTGEQ encoded by the coding sequence ATGATTCTTCAAATATCGAAAAAAACGCTTCTCCTTTCAGCTGCGATTCTAACACTTGGAACAAGCGCCTGCACCCCCATGGTCGCCCAGCGCGGCAACATGGTCGAAGATTTTCAGATGCAGCAAATCACGCCGCACGAAAGCACACGCTCCGATGTCTTGCGCAATCTCGGCTCACCAACCAGCAAGTCAACATTCGATCCCAATGTCTGGTATTACATCGGTCAGAAAACCGAAAAACGAGGCATTCTCGACCCTCAGGTTGTGGAAGAACGGATCATCTTGGTCGCCTTTAATGAGGAAGGCTTTGTCGAAGCCATTCAGGACATCGACCGCGAGCGCATGAACATCCCTTATGCACGAGAAAAAACCCCAACCCACGGTAATGAGACGACTGTTATGCAGCAATTTCTCGGGAATCTGGGTAAATTCAACCCGCAAACTGGCGAGCAATAA
- the plsX gene encoding phosphate acyltransferase PlsX yields the protein MSRSRIIALDAMGGDYGPESVIPGAVLTLKAHPQLGFILFGDEGQIGPLLDRESALKAVSTVVHTEHKILSNEKPSAVLRKSKGSSMRLAIEAVKEGRATAVVSAGNTGALMALAKMVLTPLPGIHRPAIASIFPTRQSDTIMLDLGANVLVDAENLVQFAVLGAVFAKLHKNVAQPSVGLLNVGSEEMKGPDHVREAAAILSEVEFPGHYYGFVEGDDITKGTVDVVVSDGYAGNVALKTAEGVGSLTTHLFKKNVMRDPLGILGSMVAYFALKRFQHQVDPRRYNGGVFLGLNGLCVKSHGGCDALAFSSAVKLAAELAEQGYVEMVGREIECLSEQNLLIE from the coding sequence TTGTCTCGTTCGCGAATTATAGCATTGGATGCCATGGGCGGCGATTATGGCCCTGAGAGTGTTATTCCAGGGGCGGTGTTGACGCTGAAGGCGCATCCGCAGCTTGGATTTATACTGTTTGGGGATGAGGGGCAGATTGGGCCGCTTTTGGACAGAGAGTCTGCACTTAAGGCTGTGAGCACGGTTGTTCATACGGAGCATAAAATTCTGAGTAATGAGAAACCTTCGGCTGTCTTGCGGAAGAGCAAGGGGAGTTCGATGCGTCTAGCGATTGAGGCTGTTAAAGAGGGGCGCGCGACGGCTGTTGTGTCTGCGGGCAATACGGGGGCTTTGATGGCGCTGGCGAAGATGGTGCTTACCCCTTTGCCCGGAATTCACCGTCCAGCGATTGCCAGTATTTTTCCGACGCGCCAGAGTGATACGATTATGCTGGATCTGGGAGCAAATGTGCTTGTGGATGCAGAAAATCTGGTGCAGTTTGCGGTTTTGGGCGCTGTGTTTGCTAAATTGCACAAGAATGTGGCTCAGCCGAGTGTGGGGCTGCTTAATGTGGGCTCGGAAGAAATGAAGGGGCCTGATCATGTGCGGGAGGCTGCGGCGATTCTGAGCGAGGTTGAGTTTCCGGGGCATTACTATGGTTTTGTTGAAGGCGATGATATTACCAAAGGCACGGTTGATGTTGTGGTCAGTGATGGGTATGCGGGGAATGTTGCTCTGAAAACGGCGGAAGGCGTGGGGAGTTTGACTACGCATTTGTTTAAAAAGAATGTGATGCGCGATCCTTTAGGGATTTTGGGGAGCATGGTGGCGTATTTTGCGCTGAAACGTTTTCAGCATCAGGTAGATCCGCGCCGCTATAACGGCGGGGTGTTTTTGGGCTTGAACGGTTTGTGTGTCAAAAGCCACGGGGGGTGTGACGCGCTGGCGTTTTCTTCTGCGGTGAAGCTGGCTGCGGAATTGGCGGAGCAGGGTTATGTCGAGATGGTCGGGCGCGAGATTGAGTGTTTGTCAGAACAGAATTTGCTTATTGAATAG
- a CDS encoding integration host factor subunit alpha — MDNRTITRADLAEAVYEEVGLSRNESSDLVEAVIDEISDELVKGENVKISSFGSFSVREKGERIGRNPKTGVDVPISPRKVLVFRASHVLKDRINSGE; from the coding sequence ATGGACAATCGTACGATTACACGCGCGGATCTGGCTGAAGCCGTTTACGAAGAAGTTGGATTATCACGTAATGAATCATCTGATCTGGTGGAAGCTGTGATCGATGAAATTTCCGATGAATTGGTGAAGGGCGAGAATGTAAAAATTTCATCCTTTGGCAGTTTTTCTGTTCGGGAGAAGGGTGAGCGGATTGGCCGCAATCCCAAAACCGGTGTTGATGTTCCGATTTCACCACGTAAAGTTTTGGTGTTCCGGGCGTCTCATGTATTGAAAGACCGCATTAATAGTGGCGAGTAG
- a CDS encoding DUF177 domain-containing protein, producing MSKAPKRILETEWSHLFDVEAMNKAEETLTIAPDALACGRLSQRLGVESVDALEADIRVSHHAGEMSYYIKGQIRADVTQACVVTLEPVHSHIEDDFEAWYADPEVAVSITKARHEKLNEKGHGELPILDEKDDPEALIEGKIDLGELVTQYLSLSINPYPHAEGVEFEELERKMGALEEDDLVKNPFAALKDWKDKISGSES from the coding sequence ATGTCAAAAGCGCCGAAAAGAATTTTAGAGACTGAGTGGTCGCATTTGTTTGATGTGGAGGCGATGAACAAGGCTGAGGAGACTTTAACGATTGCCCCTGATGCGTTGGCGTGCGGGCGATTGAGCCAGCGTTTGGGTGTGGAGAGTGTAGATGCTTTGGAGGCTGATATTCGGGTTTCGCACCATGCCGGGGAGATGAGCTATTACATCAAAGGCCAGATTCGCGCCGATGTTACGCAGGCTTGTGTAGTTACTTTGGAGCCGGTGCATAGCCATATTGAGGATGATTTTGAGGCTTGGTACGCGGACCCGGAAGTGGCGGTGTCTATTACCAAGGCGCGTCATGAGAAGTTGAACGAAAAAGGACATGGGGAGCTTCCGATTTTGGATGAGAAGGATGATCCGGAAGCCTTGATTGAGGGCAAAATTGATCTGGGGGAGTTGGTAACGCAATATTTATCTCTTTCTATTAATCCGTATCCGCATGCAGAAGGTGTTGAATTTGAAGAGCTTGAGCGGAAAATGGGAGCTTTAGAGGAAGATGATTTGGTAAAAAATCCGTTTGCGGCGTTAAAAGATTGGAAAGATAAGATTTCTGGCAGTGAAAGCTAA
- a CDS encoding MerR family transcriptional regulator codes for MNQVYSQKGPIVERDEQAEDLAHETAEKITGPLTGKEVERGPVKQPKTRKSASAFRTISEVADILDVQQHVLRFWETKFSQIRPLKRGGGRRYYRPEDLELLKRIHHLLYTEGYTIKGVQKLLKEKGKAGLLEDKPEAQNNNEPSVSASVKGQLAMGMSSKQRSALQNMVNELKELRKILKSE; via the coding sequence ATGAATCAGGTCTATTCGCAAAAAGGTCCAATTGTTGAACGCGATGAGCAGGCGGAGGATCTTGCGCATGAAACGGCTGAAAAAATTACCGGTCCTTTGACAGGAAAAGAAGTGGAGCGCGGCCCTGTTAAGCAGCCTAAAACGCGTAAATCGGCTTCTGCGTTTCGGACGATTAGTGAAGTAGCGGATATTCTGGATGTGCAGCAACATGTGTTGCGGTTCTGGGAAACTAAATTTTCGCAAATTCGTCCACTCAAACGTGGCGGCGGGCGGCGTTATTATCGTCCCGAGGATCTGGAGCTTTTGAAGCGGATTCATCATTTGCTTTATACGGAAGGTTATACAATCAAAGGCGTGCAGAAGCTTTTGAAGGAAAAGGGTAAGGCCGGTTTGTTGGAAGACAAACCCGAAGCGCAAAATAATAATGAGCCAAGCGTGAGCGCGTCTGTGAAGGGACAGCTTGCGATGGGGATGTCTTCGAAGCAGCGCAGTGCTTTGCAAAATATGGTTAATGAACTTAAAGAACTTCGTAAAATACTTAAGTCTGAATAA
- the rplM gene encoding 50S ribosomal protein L13, producing the protein MSKTTSAKPTEVEKKWIIVDAQDVVLGRLASIIALRLRGKHKPSYTPHVDDGDNVIVINAEKVRLTGKKREDDIFYWHTGYPGGIKQRSKGQILDGQHPERVIEKAVQRMLPKGPLGYKVFSNLKVYAGSEHPHEAQKPEVFDVASLNPKNKRG; encoded by the coding sequence ATGAGCAAAACTACATCTGCAAAACCCACAGAAGTCGAGAAAAAGTGGATCATTGTTGATGCACAGGATGTTGTGCTGGGCCGTTTGGCCAGCATCATCGCGCTTCGTTTGCGTGGAAAGCATAAGCCAAGTTATACGCCGCATGTTGATGACGGCGATAACGTGATCGTGATTAATGCCGAGAAGGTGCGCTTGACGGGTAAGAAACGTGAAGATGACATCTTTTACTGGCATACAGGTTACCCTGGTGGGATCAAGCAGCGCAGTAAGGGGCAGATTCTCGATGGTCAGCATCCTGAGCGCGTTATTGAGAAGGCCGTGCAGCGAATGTTGCCGAAAGGGCCTTTGGGCTATAAGGTTTTCAGCAATCTGAAAGTCTATGCCGGTAGCGAGCATCCGCACGAGGCGCAAAAGCCTGAAGTGTTTGATGTTGCATCACTGAACCCCAAGAATAAGAGAGGCTAA
- the rpsI gene encoding 30S ribosomal protein S9 — translation MAKKETEKKDEAVKDLKDLGDAVKVEDVKAEASAADKKPEEAPAKRVQKLDKQGRAYATGRRKDAVARVWIKPGSGKVTVNGRDQATYFARQTQRLILNQPFLIVNSVGKFDVVCTVKGGGLSGQAGAVRHGISRALENFAPEMRPALKKAGMMTRDARIVERKKVGKHKARRTKQWAKR, via the coding sequence ATGGCCAAGAAAGAAACTGAAAAGAAAGACGAAGCTGTGAAAGATCTTAAAGATTTGGGCGATGCTGTGAAAGTTGAAGATGTCAAAGCTGAAGCTTCTGCAGCGGATAAAAAGCCTGAAGAAGCGCCTGCAAAGCGTGTGCAAAAGCTGGATAAGCAGGGTCGCGCTTATGCGACCGGGCGCCGGAAAGATGCTGTGGCGCGTGTCTGGATCAAGCCCGGTAGTGGTAAAGTGACCGTGAATGGTCGTGACCAAGCAACTTATTTTGCGCGTCAGACGCAGCGTTTAATTTTGAATCAACCGTTCCTGATTGTGAACAGCGTTGGCAAGTTTGATGTAGTTTGCACTGTGAAGGGCGGCGGTTTGTCCGGTCAGGCGGGCGCTGTACGTCACGGGATTTCCCGCGCGCTTGAGAATTTTGCCCCTGAAATGCGTCCGGCCTTGAAAAAAGCTGGTATGATGACCCGCGATGCGCGGATTGTTGAGCGCAAGAAGGTTGGCAAGCACAAAGCGCGTAGAACGAAACAATGGGCTAAAAGATAA
- a CDS encoding OmpA family protein: MPQSEEVVEYSDRFVDLSSVVYENTGGRVQLFDLDEHVPAPAYQPVASVEMDAMEIAPATVMPVGQVYATMPFGSIVSADPSVEIFPFEDMTPVPVSAQMARPYASSLRGEGYVAVGASDRDTVVVYFGHDSATLNQKGLAKVSRVAEAFNAASGIGLTVEGHASVMANYNSAAQRKVVNLKISMDRAFAVARALIDKGVPADFIRVMAWGDAKPAQNLDGKTPEEAARRVEISR, translated from the coding sequence ATGCCTCAATCTGAGGAAGTGGTTGAATACTCGGATCGATTTGTTGATTTGTCATCGGTTGTTTATGAGAACACGGGCGGGCGTGTACAGCTTTTTGATCTGGATGAGCACGTGCCTGCTCCTGCTTACCAGCCTGTTGCCTCGGTAGAGATGGATGCAATGGAAATTGCGCCTGCGACGGTTATGCCTGTTGGGCAGGTTTATGCCACAATGCCTTTTGGCTCTATTGTTTCCGCTGATCCGAGTGTAGAGATTTTCCCGTTTGAAGACATGACACCTGTGCCTGTAAGTGCGCAAATGGCGCGGCCTTACGCTTCGTCTTTACGCGGCGAAGGTTATGTTGCGGTTGGTGCGTCTGATCGTGACACGGTGGTTGTGTATTTCGGTCATGATTCTGCAACGCTGAACCAAAAGGGTTTGGCGAAAGTTTCCAGAGTGGCTGAAGCGTTTAATGCGGCGTCGGGGATCGGGCTTACGGTTGAGGGGCATGCGAGCGTGATGGCAAATTATAATTCGGCAGCGCAGCGTAAGGTTGTTAATCTTAAAATTTCTATGGATCGGGCGTTTGCTGTGGCACGCGCATTGATTGATAAAGGTGTTCCTGCGGACTTTATCCGGGTGATGGCGTGGGGTGATGCAAAGCCTGCTCAAAATCTGGATGGAAAAACACCAGAAGAAGCAGCGCGGCGGGTTGAAATTTCTCGTTAA
- a CDS encoding divalent-cation tolerance protein CutA, with the protein MIFVYVTYPSEQDAAKISKALLEDRLVACANIFPAHRSLYWWEGVIQDETEVAVIYKTRRELFEPVEKAIKSKHSYDVPCIVSLPVEKAQQDFVSWMREQVRT; encoded by the coding sequence ATGATTTTTGTTTATGTGACATATCCATCTGAACAGGATGCAGCGAAAATATCCAAAGCTTTGCTGGAGGACAGGCTGGTGGCGTGCGCGAATATATTTCCAGCGCATCGTTCGCTGTATTGGTGGGAGGGGGTTATTCAGGATGAGACTGAGGTGGCGGTAATTTATAAAACGCGCCGGGAGTTGTTTGAGCCTGTTGAGAAGGCGATTAAGAGTAAACATTCTTATGATGTGCCCTGTATTGTTTCTTTGCCGGTGGAAAAGGCGCAGCAGGATTTTGTGAGCTGGATGCGGGAGCAGGTTCGAACTTAA
- a CDS encoding PigN domain-containing protein — protein MSEDKNTKKQSNKKKRNIYYALVGCFAGMVVAFFLKDTPFAYLVAVLFPVFFIYDVLGGVLGTKSLIGKERKKEWSFARIELIVTGSFYIGFMLLFTILKML, from the coding sequence GTGAGTGAAGATAAAAATACCAAAAAGCAAAGTAATAAAAAGAAGCGTAATATTTATTATGCTCTGGTTGGCTGTTTTGCTGGTATGGTTGTCGCATTCTTTTTAAAAGACACACCCTTTGCCTATTTGGTGGCTGTCTTGTTTCCGGTCTTTTTTATATATGATGTTTTGGGTGGGGTCCTTGGAACTAAGTCTTTGATTGGCAAAGAGCGTAAGAAAGAATGGTCCTTTGCTAGAATAGAGCTTATTGTGACTGGTTCTTTCTATATAGGATTTATGCTGCTGTTTACAATTTTGAAAATGTTATAA
- a CDS encoding homoserine dehydrogenase yields MAGAEQAPLRLGIAGLGTVGVGVVKIIQVHGDLLARRAGRPVKIMAVSARDANKDRGVDLSGYAWVDNALALAGRADIDVIVELIGGSDGTAKELVERSLATGKHVVTANKALLAHHGAALAQLAEENNVALTYEAAVAGGVPIIKAMREGFAGNAIHAVYGILNGTCNYMLTAMRETGRDFDVILKEAQEAGYAEADPSFDIDGIDAGHKLALLSAIAFGVRLDFENLKIEGIRKITADDIAAADELGYRIKLLGIAKRLNGQVMQVLEPCLVPRSNPLGMVEDVYNAVYVDCDAAQTSLLTGKGAGEGPTASAVMADIVDLARGHVIPAFGVPAQALEVANWMPIDDIRGMYYLRLQVLDKPGVLADVSAILRDYGVSVEAIIQRCRDPHQPVPLVLTTHEVRHGDMQAACTAFGKLETVVDEPCLMRIETLS; encoded by the coding sequence ATGGCTGGAGCAGAGCAAGCGCCGTTGCGTTTGGGAATAGCCGGGCTGGGGACAGTCGGGGTCGGTGTGGTTAAGATTATTCAAGTGCACGGTGATTTGCTTGCGCGCCGGGCCGGGCGGCCTGTGAAGATTATGGCTGTGAGCGCGCGCGACGCGAATAAAGATCGTGGTGTTGATTTGTCAGGATATGCGTGGGTCGATAATGCATTGGCGTTGGCTGGGCGCGCAGATATCGATGTGATCGTTGAACTGATCGGCGGTAGCGACGGCACGGCGAAAGAGCTTGTAGAGCGCTCTTTGGCCACAGGGAAGCATGTGGTGACAGCCAATAAGGCATTGCTCGCGCATCATGGTGCTGCTTTGGCACAGTTGGCGGAAGAAAATAACGTTGCCCTTACATATGAAGCGGCCGTGGCGGGGGGCGTTCCAATTATCAAGGCCATGCGTGAAGGGTTTGCGGGAAATGCTATTCATGCGGTTTACGGCATTTTGAACGGAACATGCAATTATATGCTTACGGCGATGCGTGAGACGGGGCGCGATTTTGATGTGATCTTGAAAGAGGCGCAGGAGGCCGGGTATGCGGAAGCCGATCCGAGCTTTGATATTGACGGGATTGATGCGGGGCATAAGTTGGCGCTGCTTTCGGCGATTGCCTTCGGTGTGCGGCTTGATTTTGAGAATTTGAAGATTGAGGGTATTCGCAAGATTACGGCGGATGATATTGCGGCGGCTGACGAGCTTGGCTACCGAATCAAGCTTCTGGGGATTGCAAAGCGTTTAAATGGGCAGGTGATGCAGGTTTTGGAGCCTTGCCTTGTACCGCGCTCTAACCCTCTTGGCATGGTTGAAGATGTGTATAATGCGGTCTATGTCGATTGTGATGCGGCCCAGACATCGTTGCTGACCGGTAAGGGTGCGGGGGAAGGGCCGACGGCTTCGGCGGTAATGGCTGATATTGTTGATCTGGCGCGCGGGCACGTTATTCCCGCTTTTGGTGTGCCTGCTCAGGCTCTTGAGGTGGCAAACTGGATGCCGATTGACGACATACGCGGCATGTATTATCTGCGGTTGCAGGTGCTTGATAAGCCTGGTGTTCTGGCGGATGTTTCGGCGATTTTGCGTGATTATGGCGTTTCGGTTGAGGCGATTATTCAGCGTTGCCGCGACCCGCATCAGCCGGTGCCGCTGGTTCTGACCACGCATGAAGTGCGTCATGGCGATATGCAGGCGGCATGTACGGCGTTTGGGAAATTGGAGACGGTTGTTGATGAGCCTTGCTTGATGCGGATTGAGACGTTAAGTTAG
- a CDS encoding 50S ribosomal protein L32, giving the protein MAVPKRKTTKSKRNMRRAHDALSTENWVEDANTGEPKRRHHIDLKTGTYKGKQVLEARD; this is encoded by the coding sequence ATGGCTGTTCCAAAAAGAAAAACAACAAAGTCTAAGCGTAATATGCGCCGTGCGCATGATGCTTTATCAACTGAGAATTGGGTTGAAGATGCCAATACGGGTGAGCCGAAGCGCCGTCACCATATCGATTTGAAGACCGGTACTTATAAAGGTAAGCAGGTACTTGAAGCGCGCGATTAG